In Takifugu flavidus isolate HTHZ2018 chromosome 5, ASM371156v2, whole genome shotgun sequence, the following proteins share a genomic window:
- the rab11fip1a gene encoding uncharacterized protein rab11fip1a isoform X2, with protein MSLAAQSQMWFPTNVQVAKDKFSTSVAEKSVSPVWKEEASFGLPLFHSSNAERCTLYITAMHRAHVGLDKFLGQAVINLLELFDNKSRKKTDWFKLVDKAGKDDKPRGEVLLDIQFMRNNMSASMFDLSMQDKRRSHISKLKDKVRRKKKDGFTDSASAIVSPVSQIFTDSEGETDTQSLSQSSGVKKKSKLKTLFAPKSNLQRNISQSLSTLRTHPEKSSDLTSNHSSDLSVDSPEVKKTFKLLGHKRTASSDSKTSQGPVSLLGCSKQSNSDLNNLCINGSHLFIEDTKSGSTVSLNSIGQDSVEDVLKHNRHASCVRSDKMILEQQCHLQQEEKSEGEKRCIAEAKRLEEEEKCKLEASRLKEEKENRSREEGEKKRCISEDETQRKKWREEEEKIRKLAEECKMSDLAENPRLEEECHREEEQRQQEEISMSERLTSLFGIVRKKKEELQQDIKDEPPTQAPVSDYSLPISQYLTNPFEDIPLNSVQVGTFVSQKADIGHQDRSAMVFLNRTAKVSAVKPSVDSTLGPPNIHITPFGSLCDSNKSISSVKSSVSMAEKKRALLPPSYQAQGTSNGGNPMKVKEINNPVYEEGETSQRIKKNTLPLPDYESLFPQRRHAVQGHSQWDHVIAEVNQKHIDTSPKFLGKEMSVDGPEDHDPTMSSPQQSNPALRYCPTKPQDTKSTTSRKEASQITRQSGTPPHPHPTPGSSQRHNQGFAQSPIGPSSSTVQRPVNTSASSRESVSARMRDETVKVLQSSLPQQIDQLNALEAQASENQINTHLTLKKNAPTAKPRQKTNGNQLTQEQDSTAEVDFSPASSLPSNTSMSGTDNNCPWTENFAVFDPFPSTDLLSKDPWTQLTNNYQDPFTGGGQKEEKLEDCGMTVEDLNDIFSQNTPVDECKKDSTQSSPSFKRLPNQTIAATTQSNKMCKSPETSTPITRSDHNRSARNTKNESGSQKPQADEKTLNTDGRRENPVGTESLFFIPPRTISDSHQQVIMEEPMEYQSENGSSGKMPLRAWVSPSEVQPVSAQNSSGSGLMIFPRRSHPVKPMNSQTESQHPLSTPAVKEIRVQDSTPGKIQMTDSESQPYTQLTQEELITLVVKQQSDLSRKDAKIIQLEEYIDNLLVRVIEEKPSILQCLQALK; from the exons ATGTCACTGGCCGCCCAGAGCCAGATGTGGTTTCCCACGAATGTCCAG GTTGCCAAAGACAAGTTTTCCACCTCGGTTGCTGAGAAAAGCGTCTCTCCTGTATGGAAAGAGGAGGCTTCGTTTGGCCTGCCGCTCTTCCACTCGAGCAACGCTGAACGCTGCACTCTGTACATAACAGCCATGCACCGGGCTCATGTGGGACTTGACAAGTTTCTGGGCCAGGCAGTGATCAACCTTCTGGAGCTGTTTGACAACAAGTCTCGCAAGAAGACAGA TTGGTTTAAGCTGGTGGACAAGGCAGGAAAAGATGACAAACCACGTGGAGAGGTGTTGCTAGATATCCAGTTTATGAGAAACAACATGTCAGCCAGCATGTTTGACCTTTCCATGCAGGACAAACGGCGCTCTCACATCTCCAAACTAAAGGACAAAGTccgaagaaagaaaaaagatggtTTCACTGATTCGGCCTCAGCTATTGTTTCCCCTGTCAGCCAGATTTTTACTGATAGTGAGGGGGAGACAGATACACAATCACTTAGTCAGTCTtcaggagtaaaaaaaaaatccaagctCAAAACTCTTTTTGCTCCCAAATCAAACCTACAACGCAATATCTCTCAGTCATTGTCTACATTGAGAACTCATCCAGAGAAAAGCTCAGATCTCACCAGCAACCACTCATCGGACCTCAGTGTTGACTCTCCTGAAG ttaaaaaaacatttaaactccTGGGGCATAAGCGAACAGCCAGCTCTGATAGCAAGACTTCTCAAGGCCCAGTCTCACTGCTGGGTTGCTCCAAGCAGAGCAACAGTGACCTAAACAACCTGTGCATCAATGGAAGTCATTTATTCATAGAAGATACCAAGAGTGGTTCTACTGTCAGTCTAAACAGTATAGGGCAGGATTCTGTGGAAGATGTGCTGAAACACAATAGACATGCTTCCTGTGTGAGGTCAGATAAGATGATTCTGGAGCAACAGTGCCATctacagcaggaagagaagagtgaaggagaaaaaaggtGCATAGCCGAGGCCAAAaggctggaggaagaagagaaatgcAAGCTAGAGGCTTCCAGactaaaagaggaaaaggaaaacagatCCCGTGAGGAAGGGGAGAAGAAGCGATGCATTTCTGAGGATgaaacacagaggaagaaatggagagaagaagaggaaaagatcAGAAAGTTAGCAGAAGAATGCAAAATGTCAGATTTAGCAGAGAATCCGAGACTTGAGGAGGAATGccacagagaagaagagcaaagaCAACAGGAGGAAATTTCCATGAGTGAGAGGCTGACATCACTGTTTGGGATTGTCCggaagaagaaggaagagttACAGCAGGATATTAAAGATGAGCCACCCACACAGGCCCCTGTGAGTGACTACAGTCTGCCCATTTCCCAGTATTTGACCAACCCGTTTGAGGACATCCCCCTCAACTCTGTTCAAGTTGGCACCTTTGTGTCCCAGAAAGCCGACATCGGCCATCAAGACCGTTCAGCCATGGTCTTCCTCAACCGTACTGCCAAAGTGTCTGCAGTTAAACCCAG TGTTGACTCAACCTTAGGGCCACCAAATATCCACATCACTCCTTTTGGTTCCCTTTGTGACAGCAATAAGAGTATTTCCTCTGTGAAATCTTCGGTCAGCAtggcagaaaagaagagagccCTTTTGCCACCTTCATACCAAGCACAAGGAACCTCGAATGGTGGAAACCCCATGAAGGTCAAAGAGATCAATAACCCTGTATATGAAGAAGGAGAGACATCGCAacggattaaaaaaaatactttaccACTTCCTGATTATGAAAGCCTATTCCCTCAGAGGAGACATGCAGTCCAAGGACACAGTCAGTGGGATCACGTGATTGCTGAGGTCAATCAAAAGCACATTGACACTTCGCCTAAATTTTTAGGAAAGGAAATGAGTGTAGATGGCCCTGAAGATCATGATCCCACCATGTCTTCTCCCCAGCAATCAAATCCTGCTTTAAGGTACTGTCCAACCAAACCTCAAGACACCAAATCGACAACATCACGAAAAGAAGCGTCCCAGATTACTCGTCAATCAGGAACGCCTCCACACCCTCACCCCACACCAGGTTCCAGTCAAAGGCACAACCAGGGTTTTGCTCAGTCTCCCATCGGACCTAGTTCATCTACTGTCCAGAGACCTGTGAATACTAGTGCCTCCAGCAGGGAAAGTGTTTCAGCGAGGATGAGGGATGAGACTGTAAAAGTGTTACAGTCATCTCTTCCTCAACAGATTGACCAATTGAACGCATTGGAAGCTCAAGCTTCAGAgaatcaaataaacacacacctcactttaaagaaaaatgcCCCTACAGCCAAGCCCAGGCAGAAGACTAATGGTAACCAGCTGACACAAGAACAGGATTCTACTGCAGAAGTAGATTTTTCTCCTGCTAGTTCACTGCCGTCGAATACAAGTATGAGTGGCACAGATAACAATTGTCCATGGACAGAGAACTTTGCAGTGTTTGACCCATTCCCAAGTACTGATCTTCTTTCAAAAGATCCATGGACACAGCTGACAAACAACTATCAAGACCCTTTCACAGGAGGTGGgcaaaaagaagagaaacttgAAGACTGTGGAATGACAGTAGAAGATTTAAATGACATCTTTAGTCAAAACACCCCAGTTGACGAGTGTAAGAAAGATTCCACGCAATCTAGTCCTTCCTTCAAAAGGCTGCCAAATCAGACTATTGCAGCCACAACTCAGTCAAATAAAATGTGCAAGTCCCCGGAAACCTCCACACCAATAACCAGATCTGATCATAATCGCTCTGCTAGAAACACCAAGAATGAGTCTGGATCACAAAAACCTCAAGCtgatgagaaaacactgaaTACTGATGGCAGAAGAGAGAATCCAGTTGGAACTgaatctctttttttcattcctCCCAGGACCATCTCAGACTCCCATCAGCAGGTAATTATGGAAGAACCCATGGAATATCAGTCAGAAAATGGGTCAAGTGGAAAGATGCCTTTGAGGGCATGGGTCTCACCGTCTGAAGTTCAGCCTGTCAGTGCTCAAAATAGCAGTGGAAGTGGACTAATGATTTTCCCACGCAG ATCACACCCTGTGAAGCCCATGAACTCTCAAACTGAGAGCCAGCATCCTCTCAGTACTCCTGCTGTGAAAGAAATTAGAGTTCAAGACAGCACACCAGGAAAGATTCAG ATGACAGACTCAGAAAGCCAACCTTACACTCAGCTAACCCAAGAGGAGTTGATCACACTGGTGGTGAAGCAGCAATCGGACCTCTCGAGAAAAGATGCTAAAATTATTCAGCTGGAGGAGTACATCGACAATCTGCTAGTCCGCGTCATAGAGGAGAAACCCTCAATCCTACAGTGTCTTCAGGCTTTGAAATGA
- the rab11fip1a gene encoding rab11 family-interacting protein 1 isoform X4 — protein MSLAAQSQMWFPTNVQVTVLQARGLRVKGKNGTSDTYVIIQVAKDKFSTSVAEKSVSPVWKEEASFGLPLFHSSNAERCTLYITAMHRAHVGLDKFLGQAVINLLELFDNKSRKKTDWFKLVDKAGKDDKPRGEVLLDIQFMRNNMSASMFDLSMQDKRRSHISKLKDKVRRKKKDGFTDSASAIVSPVSQIFTDSEGETDTQSLSQSSGVKKKSKLKTLFAPKSNLQRNISQSLSTLRTHPEKSSDLTSNHSSDLSVDSPEVKKTFKLLGHKRTASSDSKTSQGPVSLLGCSKQSNSDLNNLCINGSHLFIEDTKSGSTVSLNSIGQDSVEDVLKHNRHASCVRSDKMILEQQCHLQQEEKSEGEKRCIAEAKRLEEEEKCKLEASRLKEEKENRSREEGEKKRCISEDETQRKKWREEEEKIRKLAEECKMSDLAENPRLEEECHREEEQRQQEEISMSERLTSLFGIVRKKKEELQQDIKDEPPTQAPVSDYSLPISQYLTNPFEDIPLNSVQVGTFVSQKADIGHQDRSAMVFLNRTAKVSAVKPRTISDSHQQVIMEEPMEYQSENGSSGKMPLRAWVSPSEVQPVSAQNSSGSGLMIFPRRSHPVKPMNSQTESQHPLSTPAVKEIRVQDSTPGKIQMTDSESQPYTQLTQEELITLVVKQQSDLSRKDAKIIQLEEYIDNLLVRVIEEKPSILQCLQALK, from the exons ATGTCACTGGCCGCCCAGAGCCAGATGTGGTTTCCCACGAATGTCCAGGTAACGGTGCTTCAGGCTCGGGGTCTCCGTGTCAAGGGCAAAAATGGCACCAGCGACACGTATGTAATCATTCAGGTTGCCAAAGACAAGTTTTCCACCTCGGTTGCTGAGAAAAGCGTCTCTCCTGTATGGAAAGAGGAGGCTTCGTTTGGCCTGCCGCTCTTCCACTCGAGCAACGCTGAACGCTGCACTCTGTACATAACAGCCATGCACCGGGCTCATGTGGGACTTGACAAGTTTCTGGGCCAGGCAGTGATCAACCTTCTGGAGCTGTTTGACAACAAGTCTCGCAAGAAGACAGA TTGGTTTAAGCTGGTGGACAAGGCAGGAAAAGATGACAAACCACGTGGAGAGGTGTTGCTAGATATCCAGTTTATGAGAAACAACATGTCAGCCAGCATGTTTGACCTTTCCATGCAGGACAAACGGCGCTCTCACATCTCCAAACTAAAGGACAAAGTccgaagaaagaaaaaagatggtTTCACTGATTCGGCCTCAGCTATTGTTTCCCCTGTCAGCCAGATTTTTACTGATAGTGAGGGGGAGACAGATACACAATCACTTAGTCAGTCTtcaggagtaaaaaaaaaatccaagctCAAAACTCTTTTTGCTCCCAAATCAAACCTACAACGCAATATCTCTCAGTCATTGTCTACATTGAGAACTCATCCAGAGAAAAGCTCAGATCTCACCAGCAACCACTCATCGGACCTCAGTGTTGACTCTCCTGAAG ttaaaaaaacatttaaactccTGGGGCATAAGCGAACAGCCAGCTCTGATAGCAAGACTTCTCAAGGCCCAGTCTCACTGCTGGGTTGCTCCAAGCAGAGCAACAGTGACCTAAACAACCTGTGCATCAATGGAAGTCATTTATTCATAGAAGATACCAAGAGTGGTTCTACTGTCAGTCTAAACAGTATAGGGCAGGATTCTGTGGAAGATGTGCTGAAACACAATAGACATGCTTCCTGTGTGAGGTCAGATAAGATGATTCTGGAGCAACAGTGCCATctacagcaggaagagaagagtgaaggagaaaaaaggtGCATAGCCGAGGCCAAAaggctggaggaagaagagaaatgcAAGCTAGAGGCTTCCAGactaaaagaggaaaaggaaaacagatCCCGTGAGGAAGGGGAGAAGAAGCGATGCATTTCTGAGGATgaaacacagaggaagaaatggagagaagaagaggaaaagatcAGAAAGTTAGCAGAAGAATGCAAAATGTCAGATTTAGCAGAGAATCCGAGACTTGAGGAGGAATGccacagagaagaagagcaaagaCAACAGGAGGAAATTTCCATGAGTGAGAGGCTGACATCACTGTTTGGGATTGTCCggaagaagaaggaagagttACAGCAGGATATTAAAGATGAGCCACCCACACAGGCCCCTGTGAGTGACTACAGTCTGCCCATTTCCCAGTATTTGACCAACCCGTTTGAGGACATCCCCCTCAACTCTGTTCAAGTTGGCACCTTTGTGTCCCAGAAAGCCGACATCGGCCATCAAGACCGTTCAGCCATGGTCTTCCTCAACCGTACTGCCAAAGTGTCTGCAGTTAAACCCAG GACCATCTCAGACTCCCATCAGCAGGTAATTATGGAAGAACCCATGGAATATCAGTCAGAAAATGGGTCAAGTGGAAAGATGCCTTTGAGGGCATGGGTCTCACCGTCTGAAGTTCAGCCTGTCAGTGCTCAAAATAGCAGTGGAAGTGGACTAATGATTTTCCCACGCAG ATCACACCCTGTGAAGCCCATGAACTCTCAAACTGAGAGCCAGCATCCTCTCAGTACTCCTGCTGTGAAAGAAATTAGAGTTCAAGACAGCACACCAGGAAAGATTCAG ATGACAGACTCAGAAAGCCAACCTTACACTCAGCTAACCCAAGAGGAGTTGATCACACTGGTGGTGAAGCAGCAATCGGACCTCTCGAGAAAAGATGCTAAAATTATTCAGCTGGAGGAGTACATCGACAATCTGCTAGTCCGCGTCATAGAGGAGAAACCCTCAATCCTACAGTGTCTTCAGGCTTTGAAATGA
- the rab11fip1a gene encoding rab11 family-interacting protein 1 isoform X1 translates to MSLAAQSQMWFPTNVQVTVLQARGLRVKGKNGTSDTYVIIQVAKDKFSTSVAEKSVSPVWKEEASFGLPLFHSSNAERCTLYITAMHRAHVGLDKFLGQAVINLLELFDNKSRKKTDWFKLVDKAGKDDKPRGEVLLDIQFMRNNMSASMFDLSMQDKRRSHISKLKDKVRRKKKDGFTDSASAIVSPVSQIFTDSEGETDTQSLSQSSGVKKKSKLKTLFAPKSNLQRNISQSLSTLRTHPEKSSDLTSNHSSDLSVDSPEVKKTFKLLGHKRTASSDSKTSQGPVSLLGCSKQSNSDLNNLCINGSHLFIEDTKSGSTVSLNSIGQDSVEDVLKHNRHASCVRSDKMILEQQCHLQQEEKSEGEKRCIAEAKRLEEEEKCKLEASRLKEEKENRSREEGEKKRCISEDETQRKKWREEEEKIRKLAEECKMSDLAENPRLEEECHREEEQRQQEEISMSERLTSLFGIVRKKKEELQQDIKDEPPTQAPVSDYSLPISQYLTNPFEDIPLNSVQVGTFVSQKADIGHQDRSAMVFLNRTAKVSAVKPSVDSTLGPPNIHITPFGSLCDSNKSISSVKSSVSMAEKKRALLPPSYQAQGTSNGGNPMKVKEINNPVYEEGETSQRIKKNTLPLPDYESLFPQRRHAVQGHSQWDHVIAEVNQKHIDTSPKFLGKEMSVDGPEDHDPTMSSPQQSNPALRYCPTKPQDTKSTTSRKEASQITRQSGTPPHPHPTPGSSQRHNQGFAQSPIGPSSSTVQRPVNTSASSRESVSARMRDETVKVLQSSLPQQIDQLNALEAQASENQINTHLTLKKNAPTAKPRQKTNGNQLTQEQDSTAEVDFSPASSLPSNTSMSGTDNNCPWTENFAVFDPFPSTDLLSKDPWTQLTNNYQDPFTGGGQKEEKLEDCGMTVEDLNDIFSQNTPVDECKKDSTQSSPSFKRLPNQTIAATTQSNKMCKSPETSTPITRSDHNRSARNTKNESGSQKPQADEKTLNTDGRRENPVGTESLFFIPPRTISDSHQQVIMEEPMEYQSENGSSGKMPLRAWVSPSEVQPVSAQNSSGSGLMIFPRRSHPVKPMNSQTESQHPLSTPAVKEIRVQDSTPGKIQMTDSESQPYTQLTQEELITLVVKQQSDLSRKDAKIIQLEEYIDNLLVRVIEEKPSILQCLQALK, encoded by the exons ATGTCACTGGCCGCCCAGAGCCAGATGTGGTTTCCCACGAATGTCCAGGTAACGGTGCTTCAGGCTCGGGGTCTCCGTGTCAAGGGCAAAAATGGCACCAGCGACACGTATGTAATCATTCAGGTTGCCAAAGACAAGTTTTCCACCTCGGTTGCTGAGAAAAGCGTCTCTCCTGTATGGAAAGAGGAGGCTTCGTTTGGCCTGCCGCTCTTCCACTCGAGCAACGCTGAACGCTGCACTCTGTACATAACAGCCATGCACCGGGCTCATGTGGGACTTGACAAGTTTCTGGGCCAGGCAGTGATCAACCTTCTGGAGCTGTTTGACAACAAGTCTCGCAAGAAGACAGA TTGGTTTAAGCTGGTGGACAAGGCAGGAAAAGATGACAAACCACGTGGAGAGGTGTTGCTAGATATCCAGTTTATGAGAAACAACATGTCAGCCAGCATGTTTGACCTTTCCATGCAGGACAAACGGCGCTCTCACATCTCCAAACTAAAGGACAAAGTccgaagaaagaaaaaagatggtTTCACTGATTCGGCCTCAGCTATTGTTTCCCCTGTCAGCCAGATTTTTACTGATAGTGAGGGGGAGACAGATACACAATCACTTAGTCAGTCTtcaggagtaaaaaaaaaatccaagctCAAAACTCTTTTTGCTCCCAAATCAAACCTACAACGCAATATCTCTCAGTCATTGTCTACATTGAGAACTCATCCAGAGAAAAGCTCAGATCTCACCAGCAACCACTCATCGGACCTCAGTGTTGACTCTCCTGAAG ttaaaaaaacatttaaactccTGGGGCATAAGCGAACAGCCAGCTCTGATAGCAAGACTTCTCAAGGCCCAGTCTCACTGCTGGGTTGCTCCAAGCAGAGCAACAGTGACCTAAACAACCTGTGCATCAATGGAAGTCATTTATTCATAGAAGATACCAAGAGTGGTTCTACTGTCAGTCTAAACAGTATAGGGCAGGATTCTGTGGAAGATGTGCTGAAACACAATAGACATGCTTCCTGTGTGAGGTCAGATAAGATGATTCTGGAGCAACAGTGCCATctacagcaggaagagaagagtgaaggagaaaaaaggtGCATAGCCGAGGCCAAAaggctggaggaagaagagaaatgcAAGCTAGAGGCTTCCAGactaaaagaggaaaaggaaaacagatCCCGTGAGGAAGGGGAGAAGAAGCGATGCATTTCTGAGGATgaaacacagaggaagaaatggagagaagaagaggaaaagatcAGAAAGTTAGCAGAAGAATGCAAAATGTCAGATTTAGCAGAGAATCCGAGACTTGAGGAGGAATGccacagagaagaagagcaaagaCAACAGGAGGAAATTTCCATGAGTGAGAGGCTGACATCACTGTTTGGGATTGTCCggaagaagaaggaagagttACAGCAGGATATTAAAGATGAGCCACCCACACAGGCCCCTGTGAGTGACTACAGTCTGCCCATTTCCCAGTATTTGACCAACCCGTTTGAGGACATCCCCCTCAACTCTGTTCAAGTTGGCACCTTTGTGTCCCAGAAAGCCGACATCGGCCATCAAGACCGTTCAGCCATGGTCTTCCTCAACCGTACTGCCAAAGTGTCTGCAGTTAAACCCAG TGTTGACTCAACCTTAGGGCCACCAAATATCCACATCACTCCTTTTGGTTCCCTTTGTGACAGCAATAAGAGTATTTCCTCTGTGAAATCTTCGGTCAGCAtggcagaaaagaagagagccCTTTTGCCACCTTCATACCAAGCACAAGGAACCTCGAATGGTGGAAACCCCATGAAGGTCAAAGAGATCAATAACCCTGTATATGAAGAAGGAGAGACATCGCAacggattaaaaaaaatactttaccACTTCCTGATTATGAAAGCCTATTCCCTCAGAGGAGACATGCAGTCCAAGGACACAGTCAGTGGGATCACGTGATTGCTGAGGTCAATCAAAAGCACATTGACACTTCGCCTAAATTTTTAGGAAAGGAAATGAGTGTAGATGGCCCTGAAGATCATGATCCCACCATGTCTTCTCCCCAGCAATCAAATCCTGCTTTAAGGTACTGTCCAACCAAACCTCAAGACACCAAATCGACAACATCACGAAAAGAAGCGTCCCAGATTACTCGTCAATCAGGAACGCCTCCACACCCTCACCCCACACCAGGTTCCAGTCAAAGGCACAACCAGGGTTTTGCTCAGTCTCCCATCGGACCTAGTTCATCTACTGTCCAGAGACCTGTGAATACTAGTGCCTCCAGCAGGGAAAGTGTTTCAGCGAGGATGAGGGATGAGACTGTAAAAGTGTTACAGTCATCTCTTCCTCAACAGATTGACCAATTGAACGCATTGGAAGCTCAAGCTTCAGAgaatcaaataaacacacacctcactttaaagaaaaatgcCCCTACAGCCAAGCCCAGGCAGAAGACTAATGGTAACCAGCTGACACAAGAACAGGATTCTACTGCAGAAGTAGATTTTTCTCCTGCTAGTTCACTGCCGTCGAATACAAGTATGAGTGGCACAGATAACAATTGTCCATGGACAGAGAACTTTGCAGTGTTTGACCCATTCCCAAGTACTGATCTTCTTTCAAAAGATCCATGGACACAGCTGACAAACAACTATCAAGACCCTTTCACAGGAGGTGGgcaaaaagaagagaaacttgAAGACTGTGGAATGACAGTAGAAGATTTAAATGACATCTTTAGTCAAAACACCCCAGTTGACGAGTGTAAGAAAGATTCCACGCAATCTAGTCCTTCCTTCAAAAGGCTGCCAAATCAGACTATTGCAGCCACAACTCAGTCAAATAAAATGTGCAAGTCCCCGGAAACCTCCACACCAATAACCAGATCTGATCATAATCGCTCTGCTAGAAACACCAAGAATGAGTCTGGATCACAAAAACCTCAAGCtgatgagaaaacactgaaTACTGATGGCAGAAGAGAGAATCCAGTTGGAACTgaatctctttttttcattcctCCCAGGACCATCTCAGACTCCCATCAGCAGGTAATTATGGAAGAACCCATGGAATATCAGTCAGAAAATGGGTCAAGTGGAAAGATGCCTTTGAGGGCATGGGTCTCACCGTCTGAAGTTCAGCCTGTCAGTGCTCAAAATAGCAGTGGAAGTGGACTAATGATTTTCCCACGCAG ATCACACCCTGTGAAGCCCATGAACTCTCAAACTGAGAGCCAGCATCCTCTCAGTACTCCTGCTGTGAAAGAAATTAGAGTTCAAGACAGCACACCAGGAAAGATTCAG ATGACAGACTCAGAAAGCCAACCTTACACTCAGCTAACCCAAGAGGAGTTGATCACACTGGTGGTGAAGCAGCAATCGGACCTCTCGAGAAAAGATGCTAAAATTATTCAGCTGGAGGAGTACATCGACAATCTGCTAGTCCGCGTCATAGAGGAGAAACCCTCAATCCTACAGTGTCTTCAGGCTTTGAAATGA
- the rab11fip1a gene encoding rab11 family-interacting protein 1 isoform X5, producing MSLAAQSQMWFPTNVQVTVLQARGLRVKGKNGTSDTYVIIQVAKDKFSTSVAEKSVSPVWKEEASFGLPLFHSSNAERCTLYITAMHRAHVGLDKFLGQAVINLLELFDNKSRKKTDWFKLVDKAGKDDKPRGEVLLDIQFMRNNMSASMFDLSMQDKRRSHISKLKDKVRRKKKDGFTDSASAIVSPVSQIFTDSEGETDTQSLSQSSGVKKKSKLKTLFAPKSNLQRNISQSLSTLRTHPEKSSDLTSNHSSDLSVDSPEVKKTFKLLGHKRTASSDSKTSQGPVSLLGCSKQSNSDLNNLCINGSHLFIEDTKSGSTVSLNSIGQDSVEDVLKHNRHASCVRSDKMILEQQCHLQQEEKSEGEKRCIAEAKRLEEEEKCKLEASRLKEEKENRSREEGEKKRCISEDETQRKKWREEEEKIRKLAEECKMSDLAENPRLEEECHREEEQRQQEEISMSERLTSLFGIVRKKKEELQQDIKDEPPTQAPVSDYSLPISQYLTNPFEDIPLNSVQVGTFVSQKADIGHQDRSAMVFLNRTAKVSAVKPRSHPVKPMNSQTESQHPLSTPAVKEIRVQDSTPGKIQMTDSESQPYTQLTQEELITLVVKQQSDLSRKDAKIIQLEEYIDNLLVRVIEEKPSILQCLQALK from the exons ATGTCACTGGCCGCCCAGAGCCAGATGTGGTTTCCCACGAATGTCCAGGTAACGGTGCTTCAGGCTCGGGGTCTCCGTGTCAAGGGCAAAAATGGCACCAGCGACACGTATGTAATCATTCAGGTTGCCAAAGACAAGTTTTCCACCTCGGTTGCTGAGAAAAGCGTCTCTCCTGTATGGAAAGAGGAGGCTTCGTTTGGCCTGCCGCTCTTCCACTCGAGCAACGCTGAACGCTGCACTCTGTACATAACAGCCATGCACCGGGCTCATGTGGGACTTGACAAGTTTCTGGGCCAGGCAGTGATCAACCTTCTGGAGCTGTTTGACAACAAGTCTCGCAAGAAGACAGA TTGGTTTAAGCTGGTGGACAAGGCAGGAAAAGATGACAAACCACGTGGAGAGGTGTTGCTAGATATCCAGTTTATGAGAAACAACATGTCAGCCAGCATGTTTGACCTTTCCATGCAGGACAAACGGCGCTCTCACATCTCCAAACTAAAGGACAAAGTccgaagaaagaaaaaagatggtTTCACTGATTCGGCCTCAGCTATTGTTTCCCCTGTCAGCCAGATTTTTACTGATAGTGAGGGGGAGACAGATACACAATCACTTAGTCAGTCTtcaggagtaaaaaaaaaatccaagctCAAAACTCTTTTTGCTCCCAAATCAAACCTACAACGCAATATCTCTCAGTCATTGTCTACATTGAGAACTCATCCAGAGAAAAGCTCAGATCTCACCAGCAACCACTCATCGGACCTCAGTGTTGACTCTCCTGAAG ttaaaaaaacatttaaactccTGGGGCATAAGCGAACAGCCAGCTCTGATAGCAAGACTTCTCAAGGCCCAGTCTCACTGCTGGGTTGCTCCAAGCAGAGCAACAGTGACCTAAACAACCTGTGCATCAATGGAAGTCATTTATTCATAGAAGATACCAAGAGTGGTTCTACTGTCAGTCTAAACAGTATAGGGCAGGATTCTGTGGAAGATGTGCTGAAACACAATAGACATGCTTCCTGTGTGAGGTCAGATAAGATGATTCTGGAGCAACAGTGCCATctacagcaggaagagaagagtgaaggagaaaaaaggtGCATAGCCGAGGCCAAAaggctggaggaagaagagaaatgcAAGCTAGAGGCTTCCAGactaaaagaggaaaaggaaaacagatCCCGTGAGGAAGGGGAGAAGAAGCGATGCATTTCTGAGGATgaaacacagaggaagaaatggagagaagaagaggaaaagatcAGAAAGTTAGCAGAAGAATGCAAAATGTCAGATTTAGCAGAGAATCCGAGACTTGAGGAGGAATGccacagagaagaagagcaaagaCAACAGGAGGAAATTTCCATGAGTGAGAGGCTGACATCACTGTTTGGGATTGTCCggaagaagaaggaagagttACAGCAGGATATTAAAGATGAGCCACCCACACAGGCCCCTGTGAGTGACTACAGTCTGCCCATTTCCCAGTATTTGACCAACCCGTTTGAGGACATCCCCCTCAACTCTGTTCAAGTTGGCACCTTTGTGTCCCAGAAAGCCGACATCGGCCATCAAGACCGTTCAGCCATGGTCTTCCTCAACCGTACTGCCAAAGTGTCTGCAGTTAAACCCAG ATCACACCCTGTGAAGCCCATGAACTCTCAAACTGAGAGCCAGCATCCTCTCAGTACTCCTGCTGTGAAAGAAATTAGAGTTCAAGACAGCACACCAGGAAAGATTCAG ATGACAGACTCAGAAAGCCAACCTTACACTCAGCTAACCCAAGAGGAGTTGATCACACTGGTGGTGAAGCAGCAATCGGACCTCTCGAGAAAAGATGCTAAAATTATTCAGCTGGAGGAGTACATCGACAATCTGCTAGTCCGCGTCATAGAGGAGAAACCCTCAATCCTACAGTGTCTTCAGGCTTTGAAATGA